A genomic window from Candidatus Krumholzibacteriia bacterium includes:
- a CDS encoding alkaline phosphatase family protein — protein sequence MQRPLVFVFLIDALGWPIAEHFGFGRGTLPSRGALGTVLGYSSAAIPSLLSGARPVEHGSWSMFRRAERKGSFSFMRGVPRLPNALEWRARRYVRRLVDRRAAVRAYYDLYEIPLHLLHAFDVGQKGNPFDLGGLDAETVFDWMAARGVRYRLWDYRGDEKQNFAEAVAAVADGLDVVFVYTAELDALMHRVGIFHDSVGARLQAYATFMSDMQEAASRAGRRMTTVVLSDHGMTDVTATVDVWGALDAAGLRAGKDYLAFFDSTMARFWGDGGALEIATRALQGCGRRLGDGELDALGCLFPRREYGESVFLADPGVLIVPSFMGSRAIAAMHGYHPDDAFSRGCFLTDAGATAPESVLGFKTFLQSLLRGSV from the coding sequence TTGCAGCGCCCCCTTGTATTCGTCTTTCTCATCGATGCGCTCGGCTGGCCCATTGCCGAACACTTCGGCTTCGGCCGGGGCACACTGCCTTCGCGCGGGGCGCTGGGAACGGTCCTGGGCTACAGTTCGGCGGCGATCCCCAGCCTGCTCTCGGGCGCGCGGCCGGTGGAGCACGGGTCGTGGTCCATGTTCCGTCGCGCGGAACGTAAGGGGTCCTTCTCCTTCATGCGCGGGGTCCCGCGGCTTCCCAACGCACTGGAGTGGCGCGCCCGCCGCTACGTGCGCCGCCTGGTCGACCGCCGCGCCGCGGTGCGCGCCTACTACGATCTCTACGAAATACCCCTGCATCTGCTGCACGCCTTCGACGTGGGACAGAAGGGCAATCCGTTCGATCTCGGAGGTCTGGACGCGGAGACGGTCTTCGACTGGATGGCCGCGCGCGGCGTGCGCTACCGTTTGTGGGACTACCGCGGCGATGAGAAACAGAACTTCGCGGAGGCGGTTGCGGCGGTGGCCGATGGTCTGGATGTGGTGTTCGTGTACACGGCGGAGCTGGACGCGCTCATGCACCGGGTCGGTATCTTTCACGATTCGGTCGGCGCGCGCCTGCAGGCGTACGCAACCTTCATGAGCGACATGCAGGAGGCGGCGTCGCGCGCGGGACGTCGGATGACCACTGTCGTGCTCAGCGACCACGGCATGACCGACGTGACCGCCACGGTGGACGTGTGGGGCGCGCTGGATGCCGCGGGATTGCGCGCCGGGAAGGACTACCTGGCCTTCTTCGATTCCACCATGGCGCGCTTCTGGGGCGACGGCGGCGCACTGGAGATTGCGACCCGGGCCCTGCAGGGGTGCGGCCGGCGCCTCGGCGACGGGGAACTCGATGCCCTCGGGTGCCTGTTTCCACGACGTGAGTACGGCGAAAGCGTCTTCCTCGCCGACCCCGGCGTACTGATCGTCCCGAGCTTCATGGGTTCGCGCGCCATCGCTGCCATGCATGGCTACCATCCCGACGACGCGTTCTCGCGCGGCTGCTTCCTCACCGACGCGGGCGCGACCGCTCCTGAATCGGTCCTCGGGTTCAAGACGTTCCTGCAGAGCCTGCTGCGGGGGAGCGTGTAG
- a CDS encoding oligosaccharide flippase family protein, protein MEGTARRIGNAMAWSVAARGIRFLLGLVSSVVVVRGLGQHDYGVLSVVRSVLMFVIMLAGAGTGQALLKFLPAMRVVGSGVAARRLLRRVVLVHLTGWCVLVVVALAARHGTERLFHVDGIGVVVVAAVALALFEILFTLAGQVLNASFEARRLAFASTASHTVYLGVLLVSLRGGLGVIDVLVAAAAGSAVACAIVAGRLRPSVDYGNAAGGEFGPGRILRYSAPFAAIGILNLVVWRQSEVLLLGHFRSPEETGYFDLAYRLPQTILEFVPGTVWPLVMAGMSEAFARDRTSIRRAVDRYYRMLFVLCAPICAMGAVLAPRAVAVMFGEDMMPAAVPMQLFFLILTVSFLSTPLSMSLYVLEKTHINLVIYGALTVINLGLDLLLIPKYGVFGAVVPVAIAIALQPLAYYLAARREIAGIGIPFAFIGRCFLASAAVVVALPVLHLFPGVPGLAAAGVVAGVAVVFAYREAGVLGGDEIDAVGAIPLPGSARLAAFFRK, encoded by the coding sequence GTGGAGGGCACCGCGCGGCGCATCGGAAACGCCATGGCGTGGAGCGTGGCCGCTCGCGGCATCCGCTTTCTGCTGGGGCTGGTGTCAAGTGTCGTCGTGGTGCGCGGCCTCGGGCAGCACGACTACGGCGTGCTCAGCGTCGTGCGCTCGGTGCTCATGTTCGTGATCATGCTGGCGGGTGCCGGCACCGGCCAGGCGTTGCTCAAGTTCCTCCCGGCCATGCGCGTGGTCGGGTCGGGCGTGGCGGCCCGGCGGCTGCTGCGGCGCGTCGTTCTCGTCCACCTCACGGGCTGGTGCGTGCTGGTGGTGGTGGCGTTGGCCGCGCGCCACGGGACCGAGCGGCTGTTCCACGTGGATGGCATCGGGGTGGTGGTTGTGGCGGCGGTGGCGCTGGCGCTCTTTGAGATCCTGTTCACGCTGGCCGGACAGGTGCTCAACGCCAGCTTCGAGGCGCGCAGACTGGCGTTTGCATCCACCGCGAGTCACACCGTGTATCTGGGCGTACTGCTGGTCTCGCTGCGCGGCGGGCTGGGAGTGATCGATGTGCTGGTGGCCGCCGCCGCGGGAAGTGCCGTGGCGTGCGCGATTGTGGCGGGACGGCTGCGGCCGTCCGTCGACTACGGCAACGCGGCGGGCGGCGAGTTCGGCCCGGGGCGCATATTGCGCTACTCGGCGCCCTTCGCGGCCATCGGAATCCTCAACCTGGTGGTGTGGCGACAGTCCGAAGTCCTGCTGCTGGGGCATTTCCGCTCGCCCGAGGAAACCGGATACTTCGACCTCGCGTACCGTCTGCCGCAGACCATTCTGGAGTTCGTGCCCGGGACGGTCTGGCCGCTGGTGATGGCGGGGATGTCGGAGGCATTCGCGCGCGACCGCACCAGCATCCGGCGCGCGGTGGATCGTTACTACCGCATGCTCTTCGTGCTGTGCGCTCCCATTTGCGCGATGGGTGCCGTGCTCGCCCCTCGCGCGGTCGCGGTGATGTTCGGCGAGGACATGATGCCGGCCGCCGTGCCGATGCAACTGTTCTTTCTTATCCTGACGGTGTCGTTCCTATCGACCCCGCTGTCGATGTCGCTGTACGTTCTGGAAAAGACACACATCAATCTGGTAATCTACGGTGCTCTCACCGTCATCAACCTGGGTCTGGACCTTCTATTGATACCCAAGTACGGCGTTTTTGGGGCAGTGGTGCCGGTGGCGATCGCCATCGCCCTGCAGCCGCTGGCCTACTACCTCGCCGCGCGGCGCGAGATCGCGGGTATCGGCATTCCGTTCGCGTTCATCGGACGGTGTTTCCTTGCCTCCGCCGCGGTTGTGGTGGCCCTGCCGGTGCTGCACCTGTTTCCGGGCGTGCCGGGGCTGGCCGCCGCGGGTGTGGTGGCGGGCGTGGCGGTGGTGTTCGCATACCGCGAGGCGGGTGTGCTGGGTGGGGATGAAATCGACGCGGTGGGTGCCATCCCGCTGCCGGGCTCCGCGAGACT